A stretch of the Aegilops tauschii subsp. strangulata cultivar AL8/78 chromosome 4, Aet v6.0, whole genome shotgun sequence genome encodes the following:
- the LOC109779010 gene encoding uncharacterized protein isoform X1: MGAGARATAAALARADAGGDIVHQDVDAPKILGYSNDFMLVFSVSPAARHEEEVRDSGGGCPRPMRRKPRQFQGQEDDSSPPTASCKHSEEEVVKKTKSVGKLKQEAENSL; the protein is encoded by the exons ATGGGCGccggggcgcgggcgacggcggcggcgctcgcGAGGGCGGACGCCGGCGGCGACATCGTCCACCAGGACGTCGACGCGCCCAAGATTCTCGGCTACTCGAACGACTTCATGCTC GTATTCTCCGTCTCTCCAGCCGCCAGACACGAAGAAGAAGTCCGCGACTCTGGCGGCGGTTGCCCACGGCCAATGAGAAGGAAGCCGCGGCAGTTCCAGGGACAAGAAGACGACAGCAGCCCCCCGACGGCCTCCTGCAAGCACAGCGAG GAAGAAGTTGTCAAGAAGACAAAATCAGTTGGGAAGCTCAAACAAGAAGCTGAGAATAGCCTATAA
- the LOC109779010 gene encoding uncharacterized protein isoform X2 encodes MGAGARATAAALARADAGGDIVHQDVDAPKILGYSNDFMLVFSVSPAARHEEEVRDSGGGCPRPMRRKPRQFQGQEDDSSPPTASCKHSEEKRVVWFGWMPRY; translated from the exons ATGGGCGccggggcgcgggcgacggcggcggcgctcgcGAGGGCGGACGCCGGCGGCGACATCGTCCACCAGGACGTCGACGCGCCCAAGATTCTCGGCTACTCGAACGACTTCATGCTC GTATTCTCCGTCTCTCCAGCCGCCAGACACGAAGAAGAAGTCCGCGACTCTGGCGGCGGTTGCCCACGGCCAATGAGAAGGAAGCCGCGGCAGTTCCAGGGACAAGAAGACGACAGCAGCCCCCCGACGGCCTCCTGCAAGCACAGCGAG GAAAAAAGGGTGGTGTGGTTCGGTTGGATGCCCCGTTACTAA